AAGAGCAGGGGAATTCGACGGGGAGGCGATCGGTCGGCGACGGGCCCGGCCGGCGTCAGGCCGTCAGCCAGGCGCGCAGCCGTTCCTCGCAGTGCAGGATGCGGTCGACCTCGACCCGTTCGTCCTTCTTGTGCGCGAGCAGGGAGTAGCCCGGTCCGTAGTTGACCGCCGGGACGCCCAGGGCGCTGAAGCGCGAGACGTCGGTCCAGCCGAACTTGGGCATCGCGGTGCCGCCGACGGACTCCATGAACGCCTTGGCCGCCGGGTGGGACAGTCCGGGCAGCGCGCCCGGGGAGTGGTCGTCGACGACGAATTCGTCCACCGGGCAGTCCGCGAAGACCTCACGGACGTGGGCCACCGCCTCGTCGGGGGTGCGGTCCGGTGCGTAGCGGAAGTTCACGGTGACCGTGCAGGCGTCCGGGATGACGTTGTTGGCGACGCCGCCCTCGACGCGTACGGCGTTGAGGCCCTCGCGGTATTCGAGGCCGTCGATGACCGGGCGGCGCGGCTCGTAGGCGGCGAGCTTCGCCAGGATCGGGGCGGCGGCGTGGATCGCGTTGGCGCCCATCCAGCTGCGGGCGGAGTGGGCGCGCTCACCGGTGGTGCGCAGCAGGACCCGCAGGGTGCCCTGGCAGCCGCCCTCCACCTGGCCGTCGGAGGGCTCCAGGAGGACGGCGAAGTCGCCGGTGAGCCAGTCGGGGTGGGCGTCGGCGACATGGCCGAGGCCGTTGAGGTGGGCTGCGACCTCTTCGTTGTCGTAGAAGACGAAGGTCAGGTCGCGGTTGGGGGCCGGGACGGTGGCGGCCATCCGCAGCTGGACCGCGACGCCGGACTTCATGTCGCAGGTGCCGCAGCCCCACAGGACGCCGTTCTCGTCCAGCCGGGAGGGGACGTTGTCGGCGATCGGCACGGTGTCGAGGTGTCCGGCGAGCACCACCCGCTCGTCGCGTCCCAGGTGGGTGCGGGCCACGACGTTGTTGCCGTAACGGTCGACGGTCAGGTGCGGGAGCGCGCGCAGGGCGTGCTCGACGGCGTCGGCGAGGTCCTTCTCGTTGCCGCTCTCGGAGGGGAAGTCGACGAGCTGCGCGGTGAGCGCGGCGGCGTCGAGCGACAGGTCGAGGGCGGGGTGGTCTGTGGAGCGCTCCATGGATCCGACCCTATCGGCAGCACTCCAGTACGGTGGGCCCGTGTCAGCCCAGCCCTCAGCCCCCCAGCGCCGCGCCCGTCTGTGGCGTACCGCCGCAGCCGTCGCCGTACTGATCGGACTGGCCGGCTATCTCGTCATGCAGTACGTGACCGGTGGCCCCGGGGCCCCGCAGTGCACGGTGCGCGCCGAGGGCGAGGCGAAGCCGTACGAGCTGTCCCCCGAGCAGGCCGCGAACGCCGCGACGATCTCGGCCGTGGCGTCCTCGCGCGGGCTGTCGGAGCGGGCGGTGACCATCGCGCTGGCGACCGCGATGCAGGAGTCGGGGCTGCGCAACATCGACTTCGGTGACCGGGATTCGGTCGGGCTCTTCCAGCAGCGGCCGTCGCAGGACTGGGGCACCGTGAAGCAGATCATGGACCCGGTCTATTCGGCCGGGGAGTTCTACCGGCATCTGGCGAAGGTGCCCGGCTACTCCCGGCTGCCGCTGACGGTCGCCGCGCAGAAGGTGCAGCGCAGCGGCTATCCGCAGGCCTATGCCAAGCACGAGGCGAACGCCGCACGGCTGACCGGGGCGCTCACCGGCCGCGACCAGGACGCGATGACCTGCACCGAGAGCCGCCCGGTGGACGGGACGGCGGGCGGCGCCAAGGCGGTGCGGGAGCGGCTGGTGCGGGAGTTCGGCCCCGAGGTGCTGCCGCGGACGGGCGGCAGCGGAGGCCGCAGCGCGGGCGGCAGGAGCGGCGTGACGATACCGGTGCAGCAGTCCGGTCCCACGGCCGCGGGCGATGCCGGGCGGCGCGGCTGGGAGCTGGCGATGTGGGCGATGGCGCACTCCGCCGAGCTGCGCATCGAACAGATCTCTTACGCCGGCCGGATGTGGACGGCGGACGATGCGGGGAAGGGCTGGCAGCGGAAGCAGGCCGGCTCCGCGGTGGCCGCGCACCACGTTCGTATCATCACCGCGCAATAGTTTGCCCGGTCCCCCGGAAGGGGCACTGCAATCAATTCCCTTTTACTGAACGGGAGTTGGCCGGGCGCGAGGCGAGCGCCCGGTCAATTCCCTTGTACGCAAAGGGCTGTGACGTTTCCGCGATCCCCCGCCGCGTGCACATATTGCCCGTCTTTATCCAGGGCCGATTATGTGACGCGTTACCAACTCTTTACCGGAGTTCACCGCAACCTTCGGGGTTCTGACGCGGTAGTCAGTGCGTCCGCCAGGCGGATATGGCACATCTGTCAGAAGTACGAGTCCTTCTCCGTAAAAGGAGCACCATGTCCCTCCCCGTTACGCGTCGGATCGCCCGAGCCGCCCTGCTCGTTGCAGCAGGTGCCGCTCCTGTGGTCGCTGCGGCCGGCTCCGCGAGCGCCGCGGAACTGCCCGCCGCCAAGACACTCGGCGGGCTGACGGCGCCCCTGGACTCCCGGAACACCAGCGAAACCCTCGACCACACCGCGCGCGACGGCGTCGGCCTGGTGAACGCGGCCGGCAGCAAGGCGGCCACGAAGCTCGCCCCGGCGCTCGTCGAGACCGCCGGCCCCGTCGTGAAGAAGGCCATGCCGATCACCCAGGCCGCCGCCGACAAGGCGGAGAGCGTGGCCCGCCCGATCGCCAAGAAGGGCATCTCGACCAGCACGCTGCCGCTCGACGCGGCCAAGGGACTCGTCGGCTCGCCGCAGGGCCTGCTGGCGCCCGCCACGGGCCTGCTCGGCGGTCTGCCGCTCGGCGGCCGCTGACCGTCCCCGTACGACGCGCAGGGGCCCGGGGAGTTCGCTCTCCCCGGGCCCCTGCGCGTGGTCAGCCGCGGCTCACTGCGCCAGCCGGCGCACCGCGGCGGCCACCCGCTCGTCGGTGGCGGTGAAGGCGATCCGTACGAACCGCTCCCCCGCGGTGCCGTAGAACTCGCCGGGGGCGACGAGGATGCCGCGCTTCGCGAGATCGCCGACGGTGTCCCAGCAGGGCTCGTCGCGGGTCGCCCAGAGGTAGAGCGAGGCCTCGCTGTGCTCGATGCGGAAGCCGGCGGCCTCGAAGGCGCCGCGCAGCGCGGTGCGGCGGTGGGCGTAGCGCGCACGCTGCTCGGCGACATGGGCGGTGTCGCCGAGCGCCGCGACGGTGGCGGCCTGGACGGGCGCCGCGATCATCATGCCGCCGTGCTTGCGGATCAGCAGCAGGTCGCCGAGGACCGCGGCGTCGCCGACGAGGAACGCGGAGCGGTAGCCGGCGAGGTTGGAGCGCTTGGAGAGCGAGTGGACGGCGACGAGGCCGTCGTGGGAGCCGCCGCAGATGTCCGGGTGCAGCACGGAGACCGGGTCGGCCTCCCAGCCCAGTTCGAGGTAGCACTCGTCGCTGAAGACCAGGACCCCGTGCTCGCGCGCCCAGGCGACGGTGCGGCGCAGCTCGTCGGCGCTCAGCACCCGGCCGGTGGGGTTGGACGGCGAGTTCAGCCAGAGCAGCTTCAGACCGCTGGGGTCCAGCTCCGTGGGGTCGTCGTAGACGACCGGCTCGGCGCCGGCCAGACGGGCGCCGACCTCGTAGGTCGGGTAGGCCAGCCGTGGGTAGCCGACCTTGTCGCCGGGGCCTAGGCCCAGTTGGGTCGGCAGCCAGGCCACCAGCTCCTTGGAGCCGACGACCGGCAGCACATTGGTGTGCTCCAGGCCCTGGGCACCGAGGCGCTCGGCGGCCCAGCCGGTGAGCGCGTCCCGCAGCTCGGCCGTACCCCACACCGTCGGGTAGCCGGGGCTGTCGGCCGCGGCGGTCAGCGCCTGCTGCACCAGCGCGGGGACCGGGTCCACCGGGGTGCCGACGGACAGGTCGACGATGCCGTCGGTGTGCGCGGCGGCGGTGGCCTTGTACGGCTCCAGGCGGTCCCAGGGGAAGACCGGAAGCCGGTCGCGGAGCGAGGCGCGGGGGGATTCGCGCCGGGGAGACGATGCTGCGCCCACGGTGCTCTCTTTCTCGGGTGCTGCGGGGCCGTCGGCGGAAATGCTGCGGTCCCGTACGGCGGCAGGCCGTACGGGACCGGGGCGGCGCCGTGCGACCTCCCGTGGCTGACACTGGGAGGTGCCCCCAACGACATGGGAGCAAGAGGGAGCGGGCAGGCTCCCCCTTGGTCCTCGGGTCGTTACTGGTTCTGCGGCGGCAGCGCCGCGATGAACGGGTGGTCCCGCTCGATCAGGCCGAGCTTGCTGGCGCCACCGGGCGAGCCGAGCTCGTCGAAGAACTCCACATTCGCCTTGTAGTAGTCCTTCCACTCCTCGGGGGTGTCGTCCTCGTAGAAGATCGCCTCGACCGGGCAGACCGGCTCACAGGCGCCACAGTCGACGCATTCGTCCGGGTGGATGTACAAGGACCGGGAGCCCTCGTAGATGCAGTCGACCGGGCACTCCTCGATGCACGCCTTGTCCTTGACGTCGACACAAGGCTGCGCGATGACGTAGGTCACGCTGTCGTTCCTCCTCGGTAGGGCCGGCGGACCGATTGGCAGTACCGCCGCTGGGCGCGCGGGAGCGCGGCGTCGTCGATGCCCGCCATCTAGTATCTCCGTTCCCGGGCGCGAGACGAACAAGAGGGGCGGTTTGAGCGATGGAATTCCTGGCCGGCGGACGCGCGGAGGTCCGTATCACCCGTGCTGACGTGGGCAAAAGGGTATCCGTCCGGCGTCTGACCGGGGGCGGCGCGGGGGTTCCCGCGTTCACCGACGCGGTCGGCGTTCTCACATCCTGGGATCAAGGTGTGCTGAGCATCACACGCCGCAACGGCGAGACCGTACGGATCGAGGAGTCCGCTCTGGTGGCGGCCAAGGTCGTGCCCGACCGCCCCGCCGCCCCCCGGCACGGAGCCGCGCGCCCCTCGGGGGAGCCGGGCCGCCGGCGGGGTCCCGCGGCCACCGCCCTGGAGCTCCAGACCGTCGCGGCCCGCGGCTGGCCCGCCGTGGAGACGGCGCGTCTCGGGGAGTGGACGCTGCGGGCCTCCGGAGGATTCACCCGCCGCGCCAATTCCGTCCTGCCGCTCGGCGACCCCGGCGTCCCGCTGGAGACCGCACTGGAGCGGATCGGCCAGTGGTATGACGAGCACGGTCTGCCGCCGGTGATCGTGGTCGCCACCGGGCGGGAGGACACCGACGCACGGCTGGACGCGGAGCTGGCGGAGCGCGGCTGGGCCGACGAGCGGCACACCACGGTCCGGACCGCGGCGCTGGCGCCGCTCGCCGACACCGCGGCGGACCTTTCGTGCGTCACCCTGTCGCGGGAGCCCGGCGCGGACTGGCTGGCCCTGTACAACCGGACCGGCGAGGCCGACCCGTCTGCACAGACCACGCGGACCGCCCTGCGGGTGCTGACCGGCGGGCCCTCGGTGTGGTTCGCGACGGTGCACGGCGCCGACGGCGGGACGGCGGCGATCGGGCGGCTGGTCGTCGACGGGCGCTGGGCGGGCTTCGCGGCGCTGGAGGTGGCCCCGGCCGCGCGACGGCGGGGGCTGGCCACGCGGGTGATGGCGGCGCTCGCCGAGCGGGCCCTGGAGGAGGGCGCCTCGGCCGCGTATCTGCAGGTCGAGGCCGACAACGCGGGCGCCCTCGCGTTCTACGACCGGCTCGGCTTCACCGACCACCACGGCTATCACTACCGGCGTGCCCTGCCGGGCGGCCGGCGCTGAACGGGTACCTCACCGATATGCCCCAGGAATCCGAGCCGGAGCGGGAGGACGCCCGCGCCGCACGGCGGCAGCAGTTCGCCGAGGCCGCGCGGGCCGAGCGGCCCGACCTGGCGCTGCTGTGCCTGCTGATCGGTGCCGAGGCCGATCCCGCGCTGGACGAGGCGGGCTGCGACGCGGTCCAGATCGAGCTGGACCGGCTGGCCGGACTGCTCCCGTACTCCCCGGCCGGCGGCCCCGGGGCCTGGGCCCGCAATCTCGCCGAGCTGCTGGGCACCCGGTGCGGCTTCGGCGGCTCGCCCGCCGACTACCGGCGGCTGGAGTCCTCACTGCTGCACGAGGTGCTGCGGCGGCGCCGGGGCCTGCCGATCCTGCTGTCGGTGGTGTGGATGGAGGTGGCGCGGCGGGCCGGTGCCCCGGTGTACGGGGTGGCGCTGCCGGGCCATTTCGTCGTCGGCTTCGGTGACCCCGCCGGCACCCACGTACTGGCCGATCCGTTCGCGGGCGGGCGGCCGCTCACCGACGAGGACGCGGAGCTGCTGGTCGCGGGGGCGACCGGGGAGCCGCTGAGCGCGCGGATGATGACGCCCGCCGATCCGCTGGAGATCGTGCTGCGGATGCTCAACAACATCCGGGCCTGGGCGCAGGCCCGCCCGGAGCACAGTGCGGTGCAGCTGTGGGCGCTGGAGCTGTCGCTGCTGCTGCCGAGCCATCCGGCGCGGCTGCGCCATGAGCGTGCCCAACTGCTCGTCGAGCGCGGTGAGTTCCTCGCCGGGGCGGCCGAGCTGGAGGAGTACGCCCGGGTGGTGGAGGCCGTCGAGCCGGCCGGGGCGACCGCGATACGGCGTCAGGCCGCCGCGGCCCGGGCCATGCTCAACTGAGCGTCGGGGGCGGGGCGCGTCCGGCGCCGGAGGACCAGCACGGTCGCATCGTCCTTGAGCCGGCCGCCGGTGAAGCTTTCGAGGTCGGCACGGAGGGTACGGGCCAGCTCGGCGGGCTCCAGGTGCGTCCACCCGGCCAGCCGCTCGGCGAGCGGGTAGAACTCGCCGTCCTTGCCGCGCGCCTCGGTCACCCCGTCCGTGCACAGCACGATCCAGTCGTCGGGCTCGGGGTGTACCCGGACGCTGTGGCGGGGCTCGCCGCTGAGCGCTCCCAGGCCGAGCGGCAGCGCGCCCTCACCCTCCCGGCGCTCGTGGACCTCGCCGTGCCGCACCAGGTAGTACGGGATGTGGCCGCAGGACAGCACCCGGCCCTCCGGCGCGCCGTCCGTGCCGCGCACCTCCATCAGCAGCGCGGTGACGAAGCGCTCGTCGGCGCCCTCCTCGGCCGAGCGGGTGTTGTGGCGGGCCAGCGCCTGCTCCATGCGCTCCGCCACCGATTCCAGTGACTCCTGGTGCTGGGCGGCCTCCCGGAACGCGACCAGTACCTCCAGGCCCGCGCCGATCGCCGGCATGCCCTTGCCCTGCACATCGCCGATCATCAGCCGCAGCCCGTAGGGCGTGTCGCTGACCTCGTAGATGTCCCCGCCGACCCGGGCCCCCTCCTCCGCGGAGACATAGAAGCCGTACGCGTCTACCGCCCCGGCGCTGAGCGGCAACTCGCGCAGCATCGCCCGCTGGACGGTGTCGGCCACCAGGCGCGTCCGGGCGTGCAGCGCCTCCCGCTGCAGCCGGGTGCGGCACAGCACCAGCGAGAAGGCGGCCACCAGGAACACACCGAAGATGCCGACGACCCGGCTGGCCAGGCCCCAGTCGGGCACGGTGAAGATGTCGACGTAGGTCAGGCACACCACGAAGACGGCCGCCACCAGGAGCGTCTGCCGGAACGGGCAGCGCAGCGCGGCGTACAGCGGGGCGATGCCCATGAAGGCCGAGATGTGCAGCTCCGGGCCGGTCGTGGAGTCCAGCACGGTGACGACGAGGATCGCGAGAATCAGCAGCACGGGAGCGAGGCGGCGGCTCTCCGTGGATCGGTCGGCAGCCATAACACTTCCAGCCTGCGGGACTCCGCCGCACGCCGCACCGGGGGCGGCCGGTCCGCTCGCCCCGGACACGGCCGAGAGGCCCCCGGGTGCCTTCTCGGAGTTGCCGAGAAAGCGCCCTGCGGGGCCTCTCACCTGCGGTTTTGCGCTGTGTGGCGGTCAGTTGCCGTCGGTGGCGATGGTCTGGATCCGCTCGGCCGGGCTGGTGCCGAGCAGCGCCTTGCCGACCGCGCCCGCCACCTCCTCGACGCTGACCGGGTGCTTGGAGCCGTCGCCCTTGGTCACCATGACGCCGTTGAAGGTGTCGCCGTAGAGCTTCTTGAGGGCCGGGCGGTCGTAGTACGGCACCAGAGAACCGTTGATGATCTTGAACGACAGGAACTTCGGGATGGACTTCTGCGGGCTGAAGGAGACCGTGTGCGCCGCGTCCGTACGGACCGTCACCAGACCGGACATCGCGGGCTCGGCGAACTGCTTCATCGCCCTGTCCACCGCGGCCTTGCTGACCTGCGGCTGCTGGGTGCCGGCGGCCAGCACCACGGGTGCGTCGCTGCCGGTCGCCGCGCGCTTGCGGTAGGCGTCGGTGACCTTCTTCTTGGACGCGCTCACGTCGATCGCCTTGTGGGGCGAGCCGTAGTGCGGCACCGCCTTGCCGTTCTCGAAGGTGATCCCGCCGTCCTCGGAGGCGCCCCCGGGGCCCGTGGCGTTCTGCAGGGCG
This genomic stretch from Streptomyces nigrescens harbors:
- the dapE gene encoding succinyl-diaminopimelate desuccinylase, with the protein product MERSTDHPALDLSLDAAALTAQLVDFPSESGNEKDLADAVEHALRALPHLTVDRYGNNVVARTHLGRDERVVLAGHLDTVPIADNVPSRLDENGVLWGCGTCDMKSGVAVQLRMAATVPAPNRDLTFVFYDNEEVAAHLNGLGHVADAHPDWLTGDFAVLLEPSDGQVEGGCQGTLRVLLRTTGERAHSARSWMGANAIHAAAPILAKLAAYEPRRPVIDGLEYREGLNAVRVEGGVANNVIPDACTVTVNFRYAPDRTPDEAVAHVREVFADCPVDEFVVDDHSPGALPGLSHPAAKAFMESVGGTAMPKFGWTDVSRFSALGVPAVNYGPGYSLLAHKKDERVEVDRILHCEERLRAWLTA
- a CDS encoding heavy metal transporter, whose translation is MSAQPSAPQRRARLWRTAAAVAVLIGLAGYLVMQYVTGGPGAPQCTVRAEGEAKPYELSPEQAANAATISAVASSRGLSERAVTIALATAMQESGLRNIDFGDRDSVGLFQQRPSQDWGTVKQIMDPVYSAGEFYRHLAKVPGYSRLPLTVAAQKVQRSGYPQAYAKHEANAARLTGALTGRDQDAMTCTESRPVDGTAGGAKAVRERLVREFGPEVLPRTGGSGGRSAGGRSGVTIPVQQSGPTAAGDAGRRGWELAMWAMAHSAELRIEQISYAGRMWTADDAGKGWQRKQAGSAVAAHHVRIITAQ
- a CDS encoding ATP-binding protein: MSLPVTRRIARAALLVAAGAAPVVAAAGSASAAELPAAKTLGGLTAPLDSRNTSETLDHTARDGVGLVNAAGSKAATKLAPALVETAGPVVKKAMPITQAAADKAESVARPIAKKGISTSTLPLDAAKGLVGSPQGLLAPATGLLGGLPLGGR
- the dapC gene encoding succinyldiaminopimelate transaminase translates to MGAASSPRRESPRASLRDRLPVFPWDRLEPYKATAAAHTDGIVDLSVGTPVDPVPALVQQALTAAADSPGYPTVWGTAELRDALTGWAAERLGAQGLEHTNVLPVVGSKELVAWLPTQLGLGPGDKVGYPRLAYPTYEVGARLAGAEPVVYDDPTELDPSGLKLLWLNSPSNPTGRVLSADELRRTVAWAREHGVLVFSDECYLELGWEADPVSVLHPDICGGSHDGLVAVHSLSKRSNLAGYRSAFLVGDAAVLGDLLLIRKHGGMMIAAPVQAATVAALGDTAHVAEQRARYAHRRTALRGAFEAAGFRIEHSEASLYLWATRDEPCWDTVGDLAKRGILVAPGEFYGTAGERFVRIAFTATDERVAAAVRRLAQ
- the fdxA gene encoding ferredoxin, coding for MTYVIAQPCVDVKDKACIEECPVDCIYEGSRSLYIHPDECVDCGACEPVCPVEAIFYEDDTPEEWKDYYKANVEFFDELGSPGGASKLGLIERDHPFIAALPPQNQ
- a CDS encoding GNAT family N-acetyltransferase, with the translated sequence MEFLAGGRAEVRITRADVGKRVSVRRLTGGGAGVPAFTDAVGVLTSWDQGVLSITRRNGETVRIEESALVAAKVVPDRPAAPRHGAARPSGEPGRRRGPAATALELQTVAARGWPAVETARLGEWTLRASGGFTRRANSVLPLGDPGVPLETALERIGQWYDEHGLPPVIVVATGREDTDARLDAELAERGWADERHTTVRTAALAPLADTAADLSCVTLSREPGADWLALYNRTGEADPSAQTTRTALRVLTGGPSVWFATVHGADGGTAAIGRLVVDGRWAGFAALEVAPAARRRGLATRVMAALAERALEEGASAAYLQVEADNAGALAFYDRLGFTDHHGYHYRRALPGGRR
- a CDS encoding transglutaminase-like domain-containing protein, with protein sequence MPQESEPEREDARAARRQQFAEAARAERPDLALLCLLIGAEADPALDEAGCDAVQIELDRLAGLLPYSPAGGPGAWARNLAELLGTRCGFGGSPADYRRLESSLLHEVLRRRRGLPILLSVVWMEVARRAGAPVYGVALPGHFVVGFGDPAGTHVLADPFAGGRPLTDEDAELLVAGATGEPLSARMMTPADPLEIVLRMLNNIRAWAQARPEHSAVQLWALELSLLLPSHPARLRHERAQLLVERGEFLAGAAELEEYARVVEAVEPAGATAIRRQAAAARAMLN
- a CDS encoding PP2C family protein-serine/threonine phosphatase, yielding MAADRSTESRRLAPVLLILAILVVTVLDSTTGPELHISAFMGIAPLYAALRCPFRQTLLVAAVFVVCLTYVDIFTVPDWGLASRVVGIFGVFLVAAFSLVLCRTRLQREALHARTRLVADTVQRAMLRELPLSAGAVDAYGFYVSAEEGARVGGDIYEVSDTPYGLRLMIGDVQGKGMPAIGAGLEVLVAFREAAQHQESLESVAERMEQALARHNTRSAEEGADERFVTALLMEVRGTDGAPEGRVLSCGHIPYYLVRHGEVHERREGEGALPLGLGALSGEPRHSVRVHPEPDDWIVLCTDGVTEARGKDGEFYPLAERLAGWTHLEPAELARTLRADLESFTGGRLKDDATVLVLRRRTRPAPDAQLSMARAAAA